A window from Oryzomonas sagensis encodes these proteins:
- a CDS encoding TadE/TadG family type IV pilus assembly protein: protein MKGGHAPPVTPVAERASMICLPPCLHRIRGSKGQALVELALILPILLLLILGVMEFGRAFYMKNMLTNAVRHAARKAAVNTVWDQNTIRSWIYNTVPASWSITLVIPPTTTSPPASGDDIIVSAKLKFDTIVPNFNSPRYKINYLFKNLTTISAQATMRYEQ, encoded by the coding sequence ATGAAGGGGGGGCATGCCCCCCCTGTAACCCCTGTTGCCGAAAGGGCTTCAATGATCTGTCTCCCCCCATGCCTACATCGAATCCGTGGTTCCAAAGGACAGGCCCTCGTTGAACTCGCTCTGATCCTCCCAATTCTGTTGCTGTTGATCCTTGGGGTCATGGAATTCGGCAGGGCTTTTTACATGAAGAACATGCTGACCAATGCGGTGCGTCATGCTGCGCGAAAAGCCGCCGTAAACACCGTTTGGGATCAGAACACCATACGTTCCTGGATATACAACACCGTCCCCGCAAGTTGGTCAATTACCTTGGTCATCCCACCAACCACGACTTCGCCGCCTGCAAGTGGTGACGATATTATTGTTAGTGCAAAACTGAAATTCGACACCATTGTTCCCAATTTCAATTCTCCCCGATATAAGATCAATTATCTCTTTAAAAATTTAACGACCATCTCGGCTCAGGCGACGATGCGTTATGAACAATAA